The Lycium ferocissimum isolate CSIRO_LF1 chromosome 1, AGI_CSIRO_Lferr_CH_V1, whole genome shotgun sequence genome includes a region encoding these proteins:
- the LOC132055554 gene encoding CSC1-like protein ERD4 produces the protein MDFPSFLTSLATSFIIFVVLMLLFTWLSRKPGNAEVYYPNRILKGMNPVEGGYMTRNPFAWIREAMSSSETDIINMSGVDTAVYFVFLGTALGIFAFSALVLLPVLLPVASTDHSIRAVNTTSNGTFTQLDRLSMGHVGNSVPRLWAFIVATYWVSIVAYFFLWRAYKHVTELRAEALMSPEVRADQFAILVRDIPSVSDGQSKKEQIDSFFRQIYPETFYRSMVVTDNKKVNKIYEELEGYKKKLERAEAIYAESKKTNPDAIRPSHKTGFLGMIGEKVDSIEFYNDKIKELIQQLEAEQKVTLKEKQQSSALVFFNSRVAAASASQNLHAPIVDTWTVMDAPEPRQLIWTNLSKKFYKRIIRQYVVYAVVFLTIFFYMIPIGFISALTTLDNLMKILPFLKPVVKQKAIKTVLEAYLPQLALILFLALLPKFLLFLSRAEGIPSESHVTRAASGKYFYFSVLNVFIGVTLGGTLFTTFKSVEKRPNSIFLVLAESLPKNATFFLTFVALRFFVGYGLELSRIVPLIIFHLKKKYMCKTEAEIKEAWAPGDLGYATRFPGDMLIMTIVLCYSVIAPIIIPFGVVYFGLGWLLLRNQALKVYVPSFESYGRMWPHIHTRMLATLILFQVTMCGYFGVKMFKPTPVLFPLPIFSLIFALICQKKFRRFFISPALEVVSHELKEVPNLEIAFRSFIPPCLSAGKSDEHQFEDALSHVSNTGSSSV, from the exons ATGGATTTTCCTTCATTCTTGACATCTTTAGCAActtcttttattatatttgtggTTTTAATGCTGTTATTTACATGGCTTTCGAGAAAACCAGGTAACGCTGAGGTGTATTATCCAAACCGGATCCTTAAAGGTATGAACCCGGTTGAAGGCGGGTATATGACCCGTAACCCGTTTGCTTGGATCCGAGAAGCTATGTCTTCATCTGAAACTGATATTATCAACATGTCTGGTGTTGATACTGCTGTCTACTTTGTTTTCCTTGGCACTg CCTTGGGAATATTTGCCTTCTCCGCCCTCGTACTGCTGCCTGTACTTTTACCAGTTGCTTCAACTGATCATAGTATAAGGGCAGTCAACACCACCAGCAACGGAACTTTCACTCAACTTGATAGGTTATCTATGGGGCATGTTGGC AATTCAGTTCCGCGGTTGTGGGCATTTATAGTTGCCACATATTGGGTTTCTATTGTTGCTTACTTCTTTTTGTGGAGAGCATACAAGCATGTTACAGAATTGAGAGCTGAAGCTCTTATGTCTCCAGAAGTCCGAGCCGATCAATTTGCTATTCTTGTCAGGGATATTCCTTCTGTCTCTGACGGTCAAAGTAAAAAAGAGCAGATTGATTCATTCTTTAGACAAATCTACCCTGAAACATTTTATCGATCAATGGTGGTGACGGACAATAAGAAG GTGAACAAAATTTACGAAGAGTTGGAAGGGTATAAAAAGAAGCTTGAACGTGCTGAAGCCATCTATGCAGAGTCGAAGAAAACAAATCCTGATGCAATAAGACCGTCACACAAAACTGGTTTCCTTGGTATGATCGGTGAAAAGGTGGATTCAATTGAATTCTATAATGATAAGATTAAGGAGTTGATCCAACAATTAGAAGCTGAACAGAAGGTGACTCTCAAAGAGAAACAACAGTCTTCTGCGCTTGTCTTTTTCAACAGCAGGGTGGCTGCAGCTTCAGCATCACAGAATTTACACGCCCCAATAGTTGACACGTGGACTGTTATGGATGCTCCAGAACCCCGGCAGTTGATATGGACTAATCTTTCGAAAAAGTTTTACAAAAGAATAATTCGCCAGTATGTTGTGTACGCTGTTGTTTTCCTGACCATATTCTTTTACATGATTCCGATTGGTTTCATTTCTGCATTGACAACTCTAGACAATTTGATGAAGATCCTCCCGTTTTTGAAACCGGTTGTTAAGCAGAAGGCAATCAAGACAGTGTTAGAAGCGTATTTACCTCAACTTGCACTGATCTTATTTTTGGCTTTGTTGCCAAAGTTTCTTCTGTTTCTCTCCAGAGCAGAAGGCATCCCATCGGAAAGCCATGTGACGAGAGCTGCTTCCgggaaatatttttatttctctgTGCTGAATGTATTTATTGGTGTTACTCTCGGTGGAACTCTGTTCACTACCTTCAAGAGTGTCGAGAAACGTCCCAACTCTATTTTTCTTGTGTTGGCAGAAAGCCTTCCAAAGAATGCAACATTCTTCTTGACCTTTGTGGCTTTGAG GTTCTTTGTCGGCTACGGGCTGGAGCTGTCAAGAATAGTTCCTCTTATCATATTCCATCTCAAGAAGAAGTATATGTGCAAAACTGAAGCTGAGATAAAGGAGGCTTGGGCTCCTGGTGATCTAGGCTATGCAACTCGATTTCCCGGTGATATGCTGATTATGACGATTGTCTTATGTTATTCCGTCATAGCTCCAATAATTATTCCGTTTGGTGTGGTATACTTCGGTCTAGGATGGCTTCTTCTACGGAATCAG GCACTCAAAGTGTATGTTCCCTCATTCGAGAGCTACGGAAGAATGTGGCCCCATATTCACACGCGCATGTTAGCTACCTTGATTTTGTTTCAAGTTACCATGTGTGGCTACTTTGGAGTTAAAATGTTCAAGCCTACTCCAGTTCTTTTTCCACTTCCAATATTCTCCCTCATCTTCGCTTTAATTTGTCAGAAGAAATTCCGTCGGTTCTTTATTTCTCCAGCCCTCGAGGTTGTTTCTCACGAGTTAAAGGAAGTTCCAAACTTGGAAATTGCGTTCAGATCGTTCATTCCACCGTGCTTGAGTGCAGGCAAATCCGATGAGCATCAGTTTGAGGACGCATTATCTCACGTGTCGAACACAGGTTCGTCTTCGGTATGA